From Carya illinoinensis cultivar Pawnee chromosome 5, C.illinoinensisPawnee_v1, whole genome shotgun sequence, one genomic window encodes:
- the LOC122310966 gene encoding 8-hydroxygeraniol oxidoreductase-like produces the protein MSKLSDSKVITCKALVCWGIGEALKVEEIEIDPPKSSEVRVKILYASVCHTDLLHTEGFPAPWFPRVLGHEGVGVVESVGEEVTDVKAGDFIIPTYMAQCQDCEYCVSGKTNLCLKYPLPLSGLMADGTSRMSVRGQRLYQAFSCSTWSQYMVVDAIYVLKIDPSIIDLPHASFLSCGFSTGFGAAWKDAGVEKGSSVAVLGLGAVGLGVIEGARKQGAERIIGVDKNEKKRKKGEAFGMTHFINSDDKNDEKSISQQVKELTGGHGVDYCFQCTGATPLLNQALLATKSGKGEAIIIGAGNHPTVEISSLPLLLGGTLRGSVFGGLKAQADLPVLIDKCKNKEIQLGELLSHEISLEQADKVFDLMKHPDCVKIVIKLSDPL, from the exons ATGTCGAAGCTGAGCGACTCAAAGGTCATAACATGCAAAG ctctgGTGTGTTGGGGAATTGGGGAAGCGTTGAAGGTGGAAGAGATAGAAATAGATCCTCCAAAATCATCTGAAGTTCGCGTCAAAATCCTGTATGCCAGTGTTTGTCACACAGACTTGTTACACACCGAGGGCTTTCCAGCT CCTTGGTTCCCTCGAGTTTTAGGACATGAAGGTGTCGG TGTGGTAGAGAGTGTGGGTGAGGAAGTAACAGATGTCAAAGCAGGAGATTTTATCATTCCAACTTACATGGCCCAGTGCCAAGACTGTGAGTATTGTGTGTCGGGAAAGACGAACTTGTGCCTAAAATACCCACTACCCTTGAGTGGTCTTATGGCTGATGGCACTTCCAGAATGTCTGTGAGAGGCCAGAGGCTGTACCAAGCCTTTTCTTGCTCTACGTGGTCGCAGTACATGGTTGTTGATGCTATCTACGTCCTCAAGATTGATCCCAGCATAATTGATCTGCCTCATGCTAGTTTTCTCTCCTGTGGATTTTCAACTGGATTTGGGGCTGCTTGGAAGGATGCTGGGGTTGAAAAAGGATCAAGTGTTGCTGTTCTTGGTCTTGGTGCTGTTGGATTAGGG GTCATAGAGGGAGCAAGAAAACAAGGGGCCGAAAGGATAATTGGCGTTGACAAGAATGAGAAGAAACGTAAAAAAGGAGAAGCATTTGGAATGACTCACTTTATAAACTCTGATGATAAAAATGATGAGAAATCTATTTCCCAGCAGGTCAAAGAATTGACTGGTGGACATGGTGTGGATTATTGTTTTCAGTGCACAGGAGCCACACCCTTGCTCAATCAAGCTCTCCTAGCCACAAAATCG GGAAAAGGGGAAGCAATAATAATTGGTGCTGGAAATCATCCAACAGTGGAGATCAGTTCCCTACCCTTATTGCTTGGTGGAACCTTGAGGGGTTCCGTTTTTGGAGGGCTCAAGGCCCAAGCTGACCTACCTGTTCTAATCGACAAATGCAAAAATAAg GAAATCCAACTTGGTGAACTTTTGAGTCACGAAATTTCACTGGAACAGGCTGATAAAGTATTTGACCTAATGAAGCATCCGGATTGTGTGAAGATTGTTATCAAGTTGAGTGATCCTCTCTAG
- the LOC122310347 gene encoding uncharacterized protein LOC122310347, producing MHFNVIVNNALALQQEYEQVHLFDVSNPKMSKVVRWHPPPSDFMKLNIDGAAFPKHSVAGVGVVLRNHNGEVVVACSKVEKEVSSTEFIEAVALLRDLQLCIQWGVPKLMFETNFLILVNALNENSECLIDFAFILQDIRRLMAAFQEVKVVHVNRLDNLVAHLLAKHAWLIDDICMWCDFCPPFVSQAIWLDQLAICKDL from the coding sequence atgcATTTTAATGTGATTGTCAATAATGCACTTGCTTTACAACAAGAATATGAACAGGTGCACCTGTTTGATGTTTCAAATCCGAAGATGAGCAAGGTGGTAAGATGGCATCCTCCTCCGTCTGATTTTATGAAATTGAACATTGATGGGGCCGCTTTTCCTAAACATTCTGTAGCTGGGGTTGGAGTGGTCTTGAGAAATCATAATGGGGAGGTTGTCGTGGCTTGTTCTAAGGTAGAGAAAGAGGTCTCCTCTACTGAGTTCATTGAGGCAGTTGCACTTCTTAGAGATTTACAGTTGTGTATTCAATGGGGTGTACCAAAGCTTATGTTTGAAACCAACTTTTTGATTTTGGTTAATGCTTTGAATGAAAATTCTGAATGTTTAATAGATTTTGCTTTTATTCTTCAAGACATACGAAGACTAATGGCGGCCTTCCAAGAAGTTAAAGTGGTGCATGTCAATCGGTTAGACAATTTAGTGGCTCATCTTCTAGCAAAACATGCTTggttgattgatgatatttgtatgTGGTGTGATTTTTGTCCTCCTTTTGTTAGTCAAGCTATATGGCTTGATCAACTTGCTATTTGTAAGGATCTTTGA